In Eriocheir sinensis breed Jianghai 21 chromosome 12, ASM2467909v1, whole genome shotgun sequence, the following proteins share a genomic window:
- the LOC126997644 gene encoding uncharacterized protein LOC126997644 produces the protein MKMSGRSLVSVPLLHLVFAVSLSVSLLCRAEAEIPPFAASNTAAPAEHKDLPATQTRLLTIKTVFSTLVSTVSHTVLVYPTCTTAGPGVSVCPVGDPLPTHLRTAAAPPTVTVTMTPPVPGESIEPSTTSNMMEVVLPSCDCGGGVEGSRTPKFMRSEAVITLKTTTVRTVDVVFTATAPTTVSLTYYGCVPPDVVSTTPCLPITTSTYTTNTTPSSSSSSPPPPLLPAKLDDYSPL, from the exons ATGAAG ATGTCAGGACGCAGCCTAGTCTCCGTGCCTCTCCTCCACCTGGTGTTCGCCGTCAGCCTCAGCGTCAGTTTACTATGTCGAGCCGAGGCAGAGATCCCGCCGTTCGCTGCCTCCAACACGGCCGCACCCGCCGAGCACAAAGACCTTCCAGCGACGCAAACCAGACTGCTGACGATAAAGACGGTTTTCAGCACCTTGGTCAGCACCGTCAGCCACACTGTACTGGTGTACCCCACGTGTACCACCGCCGGGCCTGGCGTGTCGGTGTGTCCTGTTGGTGACCCGCTGCCGACGCACCTCAGGACAGCCGCCGCGCCGCCGACCGTCACCGTCACGAT GACGCCGCCGGTGCCAGGGGAAAGCATCGAGCCTAGTACTACCTCTAACATGATGGAGGTGGTGCTGCCCTCGTGCGACTGTGGCGGCGGCGTGGAGGGGAGCCGCACGCCGAAGTTCATGCGGAGCGAGGCCGTCATCACGCTCAAGACCACAACTGTGCGCACGGTGGATGTAGTCTTCACCGCCACGGCCCCGACCACGGTATCCCTCACCTACTACGGCTGTGTGCCCCCCGATGTCGTCTCCACTACTCCGTGCCTTCCCATCACCACTTCAACttataccaccaacaccaccccttccagctcctcctcttctcctcctcctcctcttcttccagctaAACTAGACGATTATTCACCCTTATAG